Proteins found in one Bacteroidales bacterium genomic segment:
- a CDS encoding YtxH domain-containing protein yields the protein MKATSIFAFLGGAALGAATALLLAPDSGLKTRKKLKKRLKDYGIDLNKEELTNLIHNLKTKAKPEKETVEKKA from the coding sequence ATGAAAGCAACATCAATTTTTGCATTTTTAGGCGGAGCAGCGTTAGGTGCTGCCACAGCTTTGTTATTGGCTCCCGATTCAGGCCTTAAAACACGTAAGAAGCTAAAAAAGAGATTGAAAGATTATGGAATTGATTTAAACAAAGAAGAGTTGACTAATCTGATCCACAATCTTAAGACCAAGGCTAAACCGGAAAAAGAAACGGTTGAAAAAAAAGCGTAG
- a CDS encoding TldD/PmbA family protein has translation MEILKDEMKREMDGFTTKSDSIDRPYFISFRVDDTRSETVRTSLGSLVYSRAAHNRVFTPMVRIGTYELDNYHQLRETMPANYTDPSYLPIEDSEDAIKQSIWWMTDQAHKNAVERYEKVRSNLAVKVKEEDTSPDYTPQNPVKYFEPELSGTHTRFNRADWEKKLKRYSDVFKQSEDIINGWADISVQIVRKYYVSSEGSEIAHNLVYMQLNIGAMVKADDGMELPTYKNWFALSANQMPSDKEVIREAELMVKKLKELKDAPVVDTYSGPALLSAEASGVFFHEIFGHRVEGQRMRQETDGQTFKKKINELVLPEFMTVYMDPTINKFRGKEINGFYQYDDEGVKSEKVMLVENGILKGFLMSRVPIEGFPSSNGHGRASAGLNPVTRQSNLIIETSQRKSEKDLKQTLRDELKRQSKEFGYYFAKVTGGFTQTGRYSPNAFNVTPNEVYRIYADGRPDELVRGVDLVGTPLAMFSQIEQAGGDYGYFIGICGAESGSIQVSCISPMLYVKQIEIQKKAKSQSKPPLLQKP, from the coding sequence ATGGAGATATTAAAAGATGAAATGAAACGCGAAATGGATGGTTTTACCACAAAAAGTGATTCCATTGACCGGCCTTACTTCATCAGCTTTCGGGTGGATGATACCCGGTCTGAAACGGTAAGAACTTCTTTGGGTAGTCTGGTCTATTCCCGCGCTGCCCATAACCGTGTCTTTACGCCAATGGTACGTATAGGGACATACGAACTGGATAATTACCATCAGTTACGTGAAACAATGCCTGCAAACTACACCGATCCGTCATATCTTCCCATTGAAGACTCGGAAGATGCCATCAAACAATCTATCTGGTGGATGACAGACCAGGCGCATAAGAATGCCGTGGAAAGGTATGAAAAAGTACGTTCCAATCTTGCCGTGAAAGTAAAGGAAGAAGATACATCCCCGGACTACACTCCCCAAAATCCTGTCAAATACTTTGAACCTGAATTATCCGGCACGCATACCAGATTCAATCGTGCGGACTGGGAAAAGAAACTGAAACGTTACTCCGATGTATTCAAGCAATCGGAAGATATCATTAACGGGTGGGCAGATATCAGTGTCCAGATTGTACGAAAATACTATGTATCTTCGGAAGGAAGTGAAATAGCACATAACCTGGTATATATGCAATTAAATATCGGCGCAATGGTCAAAGCAGACGATGGTATGGAACTACCAACCTATAAAAACTGGTTTGCGTTATCGGCCAACCAGATGCCATCGGATAAGGAGGTGATCAGGGAAGCTGAACTGATGGTAAAGAAACTGAAAGAGCTAAAAGATGCCCCTGTGGTAGACACCTATTCAGGGCCGGCTCTATTATCCGCCGAAGCATCAGGTGTTTTTTTCCATGAAATTTTCGGCCATCGGGTAGAAGGACAAAGAATGCGTCAGGAAACGGACGGACAAACATTCAAAAAGAAAATCAATGAGTTAGTATTGCCTGAATTCATGACTGTTTATATGGATCCGACCATCAATAAATTCAGGGGAAAGGAAATCAATGGTTTCTATCAATATGATGATGAAGGCGTGAAAAGTGAAAAGGTCATGCTGGTAGAGAACGGTATCCTGAAAGGGTTCCTGATGTCAAGGGTGCCCATTGAAGGGTTCCCCTCCTCAAACGGACATGGGCGGGCATCTGCGGGACTTAACCCTGTAACCAGGCAATCGAACCTGATCATAGAGACATCACAACGCAAAAGCGAAAAAGACCTGAAACAAACGCTCAGGGATGAACTCAAACGGCAATCCAAGGAATTTGGCTATTATTTTGCCAAGGTAACCGGAGGATTCACACAAACAGGGAGGTATTCCCCCAATGCTTTTAATGTAACACCCAATGAAGTATACCGCATCTATGCCGACGGACGACCGGATGAGTTGGTACGTGGCGTTGACCTGGTAGGCACTCCTTTGGCTATGTTTTCCCAGATCGAACAGGCAGGAGGTGATTATGGGTATTTTATAGGAATATGCGGAGCAGAATCCGGATCCATACAAGTATCCTGTATTTCGCCTATGTTATATGTCAAACAAATCGAAATACAGAAAAAAGCAAAATCGCAGAGTAAACCGCCATTATTACAGAAACCATAA